In Pyrus communis chromosome 1, drPyrComm1.1, whole genome shotgun sequence, the following are encoded in one genomic region:
- the LOC137741936 gene encoding uncharacterized protein isoform X1: MDKVSSDCPYPGCFFCVMKEGNPSKRRASILKFFRELPAQDDDGQVLPISGLWNTAMAHPNDPEFIELGIFECMAALIWKGLKNRRWLSHDQNIYIPYYAAHIIGSYTMNMEEFAASAVHAGVIPPLVELLRGRLTWVEQRVAVRALGHLATYASTFPAVTSHGEILELSIQLAMSSLEIVYSHFYQYVDRRLSYHCDLLTRGMGGVEMESRKAEEWASQLQCWSLQLINCFAFKPEFLPTICKPEFLTKLPGMWGGLVNENSPAGIGLLRTICHHKLGRGPVAGCPSIIESLCNISRSSDDWQYMTIDCLLWLLQDPSTCHKVVDKAVPALVDLAEITTLGDHKKLGDSIVNVLEECVQSQGTGRNSFSNRTKELIEELLNSRQRLKWEKNMPKEDLHIKQAAALVVKLEGNSLFSSGNISGAASKYSEALALCPMRSKKERVVLYSNRAQCHLLLQQPLTAISDATRALCLHNPLNRHAKSLWRRAQAYDMLGFAKESLLDAILFINECSQSNDPDLSLRQNKVPDYAERLVKKQMRAAWLFREAAIKHGGVHCEGDAGDIFGRETDDSEWETASESDIGNDGRDEMGNEEEEDDDDDDDDDSEWKNNDERKEKYDKSSIKDLKHGYNVQLAEDEP; the protein is encoded by the exons ATGGATAAAGTGTCTTCTGACTGTCCATACCCAGGATGTTTCTTTTGTGTCATGAAGGAAGGGAACCCAAGTAAGCGAAGAGCCAGCATCCTGAAGTTCTTTAGAGAGCTTCCTGCACAGGATGACGATGGCCAGGTTCTTCCTATCAGTGGCCTTTGGAACACTGCCATGGCACATCCAAATGACCCTGAATTCATCGAGCTTGGCATCTTTGAGTGTATGGCTGCATTGATATGGAAGGGTCTAAAGAACCGTCGCTGGCTTTCTCATGACCAGAATATATACATTCCTTATTATGCTGCTCATATTATTGGATCATACACCATGAACATGGAAGAATTTGCTGCAAGTGCTGTTCATGCTGGGGTAATCCCTCCCTTAGTTGAACTTTTGAGAGGAAGGTTAACATGGGTTGAACAGAGAGTGGCAGTTCGAGCTTTAGGGCACTTGGCTACCTATGCCAGCACTTTTCCTGCCGTAACAAGTCATGGCGAAATTCTTGAGCTTTCGATTCAACTAGCAATGAGCTCACTGGAAATAGTCTATTCTCATTTTTACCAGTATGTTGACAGAAGGTTAAGCTATCACTGCGATCTGCTCACCCGCGGTATGGGAGGTGTTGAAATGGAGTCCAGAAAGGCAGAAGAGTGGGCGAGTCAGTTACAGTGCTGGTCCCTCCAGCTCATTAACTGCTTTGCCTTTAAACCAGAGTTTCTTCCTACCATATGCAAGCCTGAATTCTTAACGAAACTACCTGGCATGTGGGGTGGGCTTGTTAATGAAAACTCACCAGCTGGTATCGGTTTATTAAGGACAATTTGCCATCATAAGCTTGGTAGAGGACCAGTTGCTGGCTGTCCCAGTATCATCGAATCTTTGTGTAATATATCTCGGTCATCAGATGATTGGCAGTATATGACTATTGATTGCCTTCTGTGGTTGCTTCAAGACCCTAGTACCTGCCATAAG GTCGTTGATAAGGCTGTACCTGCACTTGTTGACCTTGCGGAGATTACAACTCTGGGTGATCACAAGAAACTAGGAGATTCAATTGTTAATGTTCTTGAGGAATGTGTCCAGTCCCAAGGGACAGGACGTAATTCTTTTAGTAACCGAACGAAAGAATTGATCGAGGAACTTTTGAATTCCAGACAGAGATTGAAATGGGAAAAGAATATGCCTAAAGAGGATCTCCATATTAAACAGGCTGCAGCACTAGTGGTCAAGCTTGAAGGAAATTCTCTGTTCTCATCAGGAAATATATCTGGAGCTGCATCAAAATACTCAGAAGCTCTGGCATTGTGTCCGATGAGATCCAAAAAGGAGAGAGTTGTTCTGTACAGTAACCGAGCTCAGTGTCATCTTCTGTTGCAACAGCCCTTGACAGCTATTAGTGATGCTACTCGTGCACTTTGTCTTCACAACCCACTGAACCGTCATGCCAAAAGTCTTTGGAGAAGAGCGCAGGCTTATGACATGCTTGGGTTTGCAAAAGAGAGTTTGCTAGATGCCATTCTGTTCATAAACGAGTGCTCTCAGTCAAATGATCCTGATCTCTCATTGAGGCAAAATAAAGTTCCAGACTATGCTGAACGATTGGTTAAAAAGCAGATGCGTGCAGCGTGGTTATTTAGAGAAGCAGCTATCAAACATGGGGGTGTCCATTGTGAGGGTGATGCTGGTGACATCTTTGGCCGAGAGACTGATGATTCTGAATGGGAGACTGCAAGTGAGAGTGATATAGGAAATGATGGAAGAGATGAAATGGGAaatgaagaggaggaggatgatgatgatgatgatgatgatgatagtgAATGGAAGAATAATGAtgagaggaaagagaaatatGATAAGTCTTCAATTAAAG ACCTAAAGCATGGATACAATGTGCAGCTTGCGGAAGATGAGCCATGA
- the LOC137741936 gene encoding uncharacterized protein isoform X2: protein MDKVSSDCPYPGCFFCVMKEGNPSKRRASILKFFRELPAQDDDGQVLPISGLWNTAMAHPNDPEFIELGIFECMAALIWKGLKNRRWLSHDQNIYIPYYAAHIIGSYTMNMEEFAASAVHAGVIPPLVELLRGRLTWVEQRVAVRALGHLATYASTFPAVTSHGEILELSIQLAMSSLEIVYSHFYQYVDRRLSYHCDLLTRGMGGVEMESRKAEEWASQLQCWSLQLINCFAFKPEFLPTICKPEFLTKLPGMWGGLVNENSPAGIGLLRTICHHKLGRGPVAGCPSIIESLCNISRSSDDWQYMTIDCLLWLLQDPSTCHKVVDKAVPALVDLAEITTLGDHKKLGDSIVNVLEECVQSQGTGRNSFSNRTKELIEELLNSRQRLKWEKNMPKEDLHIKQAAALVVKLEGNSLFSSGNISGAASKYSEALALCPMRSKKERVVLYSNRAQCHLLLQQPLTAISDATRALCLHNPLNRHAKSLWRRAQAYDMLGFAKESLLDAILFINECSQSNDPDLSLRQNKVPDYAERLVKKQMRAAWLFREAAIKHGGVHCEGDAGDIFGRETDDSEWETASESDIGNDGRDEMGNEEEEDDDDDDDDDSEWKNNDERKEKYDKSSIKACGR from the exons ATGGATAAAGTGTCTTCTGACTGTCCATACCCAGGATGTTTCTTTTGTGTCATGAAGGAAGGGAACCCAAGTAAGCGAAGAGCCAGCATCCTGAAGTTCTTTAGAGAGCTTCCTGCACAGGATGACGATGGCCAGGTTCTTCCTATCAGTGGCCTTTGGAACACTGCCATGGCACATCCAAATGACCCTGAATTCATCGAGCTTGGCATCTTTGAGTGTATGGCTGCATTGATATGGAAGGGTCTAAAGAACCGTCGCTGGCTTTCTCATGACCAGAATATATACATTCCTTATTATGCTGCTCATATTATTGGATCATACACCATGAACATGGAAGAATTTGCTGCAAGTGCTGTTCATGCTGGGGTAATCCCTCCCTTAGTTGAACTTTTGAGAGGAAGGTTAACATGGGTTGAACAGAGAGTGGCAGTTCGAGCTTTAGGGCACTTGGCTACCTATGCCAGCACTTTTCCTGCCGTAACAAGTCATGGCGAAATTCTTGAGCTTTCGATTCAACTAGCAATGAGCTCACTGGAAATAGTCTATTCTCATTTTTACCAGTATGTTGACAGAAGGTTAAGCTATCACTGCGATCTGCTCACCCGCGGTATGGGAGGTGTTGAAATGGAGTCCAGAAAGGCAGAAGAGTGGGCGAGTCAGTTACAGTGCTGGTCCCTCCAGCTCATTAACTGCTTTGCCTTTAAACCAGAGTTTCTTCCTACCATATGCAAGCCTGAATTCTTAACGAAACTACCTGGCATGTGGGGTGGGCTTGTTAATGAAAACTCACCAGCTGGTATCGGTTTATTAAGGACAATTTGCCATCATAAGCTTGGTAGAGGACCAGTTGCTGGCTGTCCCAGTATCATCGAATCTTTGTGTAATATATCTCGGTCATCAGATGATTGGCAGTATATGACTATTGATTGCCTTCTGTGGTTGCTTCAAGACCCTAGTACCTGCCATAAG GTCGTTGATAAGGCTGTACCTGCACTTGTTGACCTTGCGGAGATTACAACTCTGGGTGATCACAAGAAACTAGGAGATTCAATTGTTAATGTTCTTGAGGAATGTGTCCAGTCCCAAGGGACAGGACGTAATTCTTTTAGTAACCGAACGAAAGAATTGATCGAGGAACTTTTGAATTCCAGACAGAGATTGAAATGGGAAAAGAATATGCCTAAAGAGGATCTCCATATTAAACAGGCTGCAGCACTAGTGGTCAAGCTTGAAGGAAATTCTCTGTTCTCATCAGGAAATATATCTGGAGCTGCATCAAAATACTCAGAAGCTCTGGCATTGTGTCCGATGAGATCCAAAAAGGAGAGAGTTGTTCTGTACAGTAACCGAGCTCAGTGTCATCTTCTGTTGCAACAGCCCTTGACAGCTATTAGTGATGCTACTCGTGCACTTTGTCTTCACAACCCACTGAACCGTCATGCCAAAAGTCTTTGGAGAAGAGCGCAGGCTTATGACATGCTTGGGTTTGCAAAAGAGAGTTTGCTAGATGCCATTCTGTTCATAAACGAGTGCTCTCAGTCAAATGATCCTGATCTCTCATTGAGGCAAAATAAAGTTCCAGACTATGCTGAACGATTGGTTAAAAAGCAGATGCGTGCAGCGTGGTTATTTAGAGAAGCAGCTATCAAACATGGGGGTGTCCATTGTGAGGGTGATGCTGGTGACATCTTTGGCCGAGAGACTGATGATTCTGAATGGGAGACTGCAAGTGAGAGTGATATAGGAAATGATGGAAGAGATGAAATGGGAaatgaagaggaggaggatgatgatgatgatgatgatgatgatagtgAATGGAAGAATAATGAtgagaggaaagagaaatatGATAAGTCTTCAATTAAAG CTTGCGGAAGATGA
- the LOC137725062 gene encoding uncharacterized protein — MIFIHRHLDEALKNKYLTVEDLLTLWNALRNRYNHQTKVILPRASYEWTYLRIQDFKSVAEYNFALFRITSQMKLCGDIITEEHMLEKTLSTFYASNVLLQQQYRARGYTEYNQLISVLLIAEQNNELLMKNHYSRPTGCAPFPEVNAASLEVNATSSGGACHRCGGNGHWGRTCRTPKHLVDLYQASLKEKGVETNFLDQARPMDIPNPVFDLSGQLNTTHLDVPGFIMERGNEVYRFD, encoded by the exons ATGATTTTCATTCATCGCCATCTTGATGAGGCATTAAAGAACAAGTACTTAACAGTTGAAGATTTGTTAACTCTCTGGAATGCcttgagaaacagatacaatcaccagacaaaggtgattcttccaagggccAGCTATGAGTGGACTTACTTGAGGATCCAAGACTTCAAGTCTGTGGCAGAGTACAATTTTGCGTTAttcagaattacctctcagATGAAGCTCTGTGGGGATATTATTACTGAGGaacatatgctggaaaagactctcaGCACATTTTATGCCTCTAACGTGCTcctgcagcagcagtatagagcgcgaggctacactgagtacaaccagctgatatctgtGCTCTTAATAGCTGAACAGAATAATGAGCTTCTGATGAAAAACCATTATTCCCGACCTACTGGATgtgcaccattcccagaagtgaatgctgcttccctcgaagtgaacgccacatcctctggtg GAGCCTGCCATAGatgtggtggcaatgggcattgggggcgtacttgtcgtaccccaaaacatctagtggatctgtatcaagcctcccttaaggagaagggtgtcgagaccaattttctcgaccaggctagaccaatggatatacctaaTCCAGTGTTTGACTTATcagggcagttgaacacaacACATCTAGATGTTCCAGGCTTTATCATGGAAAGGGGAAATGAAGTATACCGGTTCGATTGA